A DNA window from Ornithinimicrobium humiphilum contains the following coding sequences:
- a CDS encoding YlcI/YnfO family protein, with the protein MNLDPYLSSVLADLDRATALADEQTRDVAARVATAVEPALRLALVHALSDAAASITSELGDAAVVVRMEGREPVLSVHRTEAAPPMPPAPPAPPAPEPPEVLAEDDGETARVTVRLPQSLKAAVERRALEADVSLNTWIVQALRRATTGASSSSSSSAETPTASPTRTPRRVTGWA; encoded by the coding sequence ATGAACCTCGATCCGTACCTCTCCTCGGTCCTCGCCGACCTCGACCGCGCCACCGCGCTGGCCGACGAGCAGACCCGTGACGTGGCCGCCCGCGTGGCGACCGCGGTCGAGCCGGCCCTGCGGCTGGCCCTCGTCCACGCCCTGTCCGACGCCGCGGCGAGCATCACCAGCGAGCTCGGCGACGCGGCCGTCGTGGTCCGGATGGAGGGCCGCGAGCCGGTCCTGTCCGTCCACCGCACCGAGGCCGCCCCACCGATGCCGCCGGCCCCGCCCGCGCCCCCCGCCCCGGAGCCCCCGGAGGTCCTCGCCGAGGACGACGGCGAGACGGCGCGTGTCACGGTCCGGCTCCCGCAGTCCCTCAAGGCGGCGGTCGAGCGCCGGGCCCTCGAGGCCGACGTCTCGCTCAACACCTGGATCGTCCAGGCGCTGCGTCGCGCGACCACGGGGGCATCGTCCTCTTCCTCGTCCTCGGCCGAGACCCCCACCGCCTCACCCACCCGCACCCCCCGCCGCGTCACCGGCTGGGCCTGA
- a CDS encoding ABC transporter permease: MTTTATTTSSRQLSSFVSRHFGVLSISVVFVVLFAVFSVQADAFLTVENQVNVLRQIAPTVIVAMAMTFVITTGQIDLSVGSVLGLSAALLGMWAATGSPVLALVGTLVVGLVVGLVNGALAAYGRMQSFIVTLAALTAFRGLALFLTEGYSTPIESTFLLPLGQGKLLGLYTPTWIAIACVALAWYVFNHTRFGRYVIAVGSNAESLRRSGVDIRKIQMGVLAMAGLAAALAGVITAARLASGSPNSGTAFELEVITAVVLGGTSLMGGRGSVIGSAIGALTLGIISNGLVLLRVDVYWVPIVQGLILVLAILMNTRLFGRFSGAKK, translated from the coding sequence GTGACGACCACCGCCACCACCACCTCGTCGCGCCAGCTGTCGAGCTTCGTGAGCCGCCACTTCGGGGTCCTGTCGATCTCCGTCGTCTTCGTGGTGCTCTTCGCCGTCTTCTCCGTGCAGGCCGACGCCTTCCTCACCGTCGAGAACCAGGTCAACGTCCTGCGGCAGATCGCCCCCACGGTCATCGTCGCCATGGCCATGACCTTCGTCATCACCACCGGCCAGATCGACCTGTCCGTCGGCTCCGTCCTCGGTCTCTCGGCCGCCCTGCTCGGCATGTGGGCCGCGACCGGCAGCCCCGTCCTGGCCCTCGTGGGCACCTTGGTCGTCGGTCTCGTCGTGGGCCTCGTCAACGGCGCGCTCGCGGCCTACGGCCGGATGCAGTCGTTCATCGTGACCCTCGCCGCGCTGACCGCCTTCCGAGGGCTGGCACTCTTCCTCACCGAGGGCTACAGCACCCCGATCGAATCCACCTTCCTGCTGCCGCTGGGGCAGGGCAAGCTGCTGGGCCTCTACACCCCGACCTGGATCGCCATCGCCTGCGTCGCGCTCGCCTGGTACGTCTTCAACCACACCCGCTTCGGCCGCTACGTCATCGCGGTCGGCTCCAACGCCGAGTCGCTGCGCCGGTCCGGTGTCGACATCCGCAAGATCCAGATGGGCGTGCTCGCGATGGCCGGCCTGGCCGCCGCCCTGGCAGGCGTGATCACGGCGGCCCGGCTGGCCAGCGGCTCGCCGAACTCCGGCACCGCCTTCGAGCTCGAGGTCATCACCGCCGTCGTCCTCGGCGGGACCAGTCTCATGGGCGGCCGGGGCTCGGTCATCGGTTCGGCCATCGGTGCCCTCACCCTGGGCATCATCAGCAACGGCCTGGTCCTGCTCCGCGTCGACGTCTACTGGGTACCGATCGTCCAGGGCCTCATCCTCGTCCTGGCGATCCTCATGAACACCCGTCTCTTCGGACGCTTCTCGGGGGCCAAGAAGTGA
- a CDS encoding glutamine amidotransferase, with product MPRVLLAGESWVVHETHQKGFDIFTSTRFDTGADTFIAAAAQQGVEVEQIYGHDVPARFPRTVEELSAYDAVVISDIGYNSFVLTPETWSRGERSANSLKALVEWTRAGGGLMMAGGYLSFQGINAAANFARSPLAEVLPVTMLPGDDRVEAPEGAEVSETGVAHPLTGLLSGAPALLGYNEVHAKEGAEVVARVGEHVLLATQQVGSGRTLAWSTDIGPHWCPQPFLDWDGFAPLVGGMLRWLAGEGGR from the coding sequence ATGCCACGCGTGCTTCTGGCCGGAGAGAGCTGGGTCGTCCACGAGACGCACCAGAAGGGCTTCGACATCTTCACCAGCACCCGCTTCGACACCGGTGCCGACACCTTCATCGCGGCCGCGGCCCAGCAGGGGGTCGAGGTCGAGCAGATCTACGGTCACGACGTGCCGGCCCGCTTCCCCCGCACGGTCGAGGAGCTCTCCGCCTACGACGCGGTCGTCATCTCCGACATCGGCTACAACTCCTTCGTCCTAACCCCGGAGACGTGGAGCAGGGGCGAGCGCAGCGCCAACTCGCTCAAGGCCCTCGTGGAGTGGACCCGGGCGGGTGGCGGTCTGATGATGGCCGGCGGCTACCTGAGCTTCCAGGGCATCAACGCGGCCGCGAACTTCGCCCGCAGCCCGCTGGCCGAGGTGCTGCCCGTGACGATGCTCCCCGGCGACGACCGCGTCGAGGCGCCCGAAGGGGCCGAGGTCAGCGAGACCGGGGTCGCCCACCCGCTCACCGGCCTCCTCTCGGGTGCGCCGGCGCTCCTCGGCTACAACGAGGTGCACGCCAAGGAGGGGGCCGAGGTGGTCGCCCGGGTCGGTGAGCACGTGCTGCTGGCCACCCAGCAGGTCGGCTCGGGGCGCACGCTGGCCTGGTCCACCGACATCGGCCCGCACTGGTGCCCCCAGCCTTTCCTCGACTGGGACGGCTTCGCCCCGCTCGTCGGGGGGATGCTGCGGTGGCTCGCGGGCGAGGGGGGCCGATGA
- a CDS encoding VOC family protein, with the protein MTRAPRPRIEATSVSISTDRPRELAAFYAAEAWAVELGARRSAVQPQEGVRVMLDPHGHPFCFFTA; encoded by the coding sequence GTGACCCGGGCCCCGCGGCCACGGATCGAGGCGACGTCCGTCTCGATCAGCACCGACCGGCCGCGGGAGCTCGCCGCCTTCTACGCCGCCGAGGCCTGGGCGGTCGAGCTGGGTGCCCGCCGCTCCGCCGTCCAGCCGCAGGAGGGCGTGCGGGTCATGCTCGACCCCCACGGCCATCCGTTCTGCTTCTTCACCGCCTGA
- the nuoK gene encoding NADH-quinone oxidoreductase subunit NuoK translates to MIRPALPYLLVAVLAGLGVYGILARRHAVLVLVGVELLLGAAGLLLVTVGQTGGTDGHASAQVLTLFVITIAAAEVVLALAVLLALFRARGHVDLAADLDPRAAAADGEAVR, encoded by the coding sequence GTGATCCGTCCCGCGCTGCCCTACCTCCTCGTCGCCGTCCTCGCCGGGCTCGGCGTCTACGGCATCCTTGCCCGGCGCCACGCCGTGCTCGTGCTCGTCGGCGTCGAGCTGCTGCTCGGCGCGGCCGGCCTGCTGCTCGTCACGGTCGGGCAGACCGGCGGCACCGACGGGCACGCGAGCGCCCAGGTGCTCACGCTCTTCGTCATCACCATCGCCGCGGCCGAGGTGGTCCTCGCGCTGGCGGTGCTGCTCGCCCTCTTCCGGGCCCGCGGCCACGTCGACCTGGCCGCCGACCTCGACCCGCGGGCGGCCGCGGCCGACGGGGAGGCAGTGCGATGA
- a CDS encoding phosphotriesterase family protein, giving the protein MTPGQRMVTTVTGPVAVEELGVTLSHEHVLNDVTSWAHTTASVGWDPQEYAEHPVREDILWDLRQDPFGNLDNCRLDDLELAITEIERYRRLGGRTVIDTTSMNSGRQLSGLAQVSRATGVQIIAGTGFYLAPSHPPEMDSLGPVEIAEVILRDLAEGEDGVRPGIIGEIGVGADFPEAERRSLTGALLAQREVGLPVQVHLPAWFRRGHEVLDLAEEQGVSPERIVLCHMGPSGDDLTYQEELLRRGAWVQYDMIGMEVFYADQGVQCPSDEENARWIARLVDRGWERQLLLSQDIFLKSLLRAHGGPGYGHLLQYFVPRLHRHGLTPELTDQLLVANPRALFEGRTD; this is encoded by the coding sequence GTGACGCCCGGCCAGCGCATGGTCACCACGGTCACCGGGCCGGTCGCGGTCGAGGAGCTGGGGGTCACGCTGTCGCACGAGCACGTCCTCAACGACGTCACCTCGTGGGCGCACACCACCGCGTCGGTCGGCTGGGACCCCCAGGAGTATGCCGAGCACCCGGTCCGGGAGGACATCCTGTGGGACCTGCGTCAGGACCCGTTCGGCAACCTCGACAACTGCCGGCTCGACGACCTCGAGCTGGCGATCACCGAGATCGAGCGCTACCGGCGTCTGGGCGGACGCACCGTGATCGACACCACGAGCATGAACTCGGGGCGTCAGCTGTCGGGCCTGGCGCAGGTCAGCCGGGCCACCGGCGTGCAGATCATCGCCGGCACCGGCTTCTACCTCGCGCCCAGCCACCCGCCCGAGATGGACAGCCTCGGCCCGGTCGAGATCGCCGAGGTCATCCTGCGCGACCTCGCCGAGGGAGAGGACGGCGTCCGCCCGGGCATCATCGGTGAGATCGGCGTCGGTGCCGACTTCCCCGAGGCCGAGCGGCGCAGCCTGACGGGCGCGCTGTTGGCCCAGCGTGAGGTCGGTCTCCCCGTGCAGGTGCACCTGCCGGCCTGGTTCCGCCGTGGCCACGAGGTGCTCGACCTCGCCGAGGAGCAGGGGGTCTCCCCGGAGCGCATCGTGCTCTGCCACATGGGGCCCTCCGGCGACGACCTCACCTACCAGGAGGAGCTGCTCCGCCGCGGCGCCTGGGTGCAGTACGACATGATCGGCATGGAGGTCTTCTACGCCGACCAGGGCGTCCAGTGCCCCTCCGACGAGGAGAACGCGCGCTGGATCGCCCGCCTCGTCGACCGCGGCTGGGAGCGCCAGCTGCTGCTCTCCCAGGACATCTTCCTCAAGTCGCTGCTGCGCGCGCACGGCGGGCCCGGATACGGGCACCTGCTGCAGTACTTCGTGCCACGCCTGCACCGGCACGGTCTCACCCCCGAGCTCACCGACCAGCTGCTGGTCGCCAACCCCCGCGCCCTGTTCGAGGGCCGCACCGACTGA
- a CDS encoding NADH-quinone oxidoreductase subunit C, giving the protein MSATTVEERRVEPDAWAPAARSARDEGFTFFDWLSAVDETDSADEHGPGLEVVCHLIAVPGEGAPMRRLLLRTRVPDGTALASLTPVFAGAGWHERETAEMFGLAFSGFDDGTGLGIRPLLLPDGFEGTPLRKSFQLAARASKPWPGAKEPGEGEGSETRRAPSRRRLLPPGVPDPSWGPR; this is encoded by the coding sequence ATGAGCGCAACCACCGTCGAGGAGCGCCGGGTCGAGCCCGACGCCTGGGCGCCTGCCGCGCGGTCCGCCCGCGACGAGGGCTTCACCTTCTTCGACTGGCTCTCCGCCGTCGACGAGACCGACAGCGCCGACGAGCACGGCCCGGGGCTCGAGGTCGTCTGCCACCTGATCGCCGTGCCGGGGGAGGGCGCCCCGATGCGGCGACTGCTGCTGCGCACCCGCGTGCCCGACGGGACCGCGCTGGCCTCCCTGACGCCGGTCTTCGCCGGTGCGGGCTGGCACGAGCGCGAGACCGCCGAGATGTTCGGCCTGGCGTTCTCCGGCTTCGACGACGGCACCGGCCTGGGGATCCGGCCGCTGCTGCTGCCCGACGGCTTCGAGGGGACGCCGCTGCGCAAGTCCTTCCAGCTCGCCGCCCGGGCGTCCAAGCCCTGGCCGGGTGCCAAGGAGCCCGGCGAGGGCGAGGGCTCGGAGACGAGGCGGGCTCCCTCCCGGCGCCGCCTGCTGCCGCCCGGGGTCCCGGACCCGTCCTGGGGCCCGCGGTGA
- a CDS encoding DUF4097 family beta strand repeat-containing protein yields MDQITATTLSRSFADDAPISLQLTNHRGDVEILTDAAPGTATVELQADREVDLSAVDLRCRGGVLTVDVPALEDPAGSRGFSFSLGPLHFSAGDDGVTVDVVVHVPEGADVEARTKSGDITVAGPSGATRLSTGSGDLRAEDCGEVRLSTGSGDVSLGACPAGSVTTGSGDVRIDHCSGPGTLQVRTGSGDVEVRSAAEETIAATGSGDIELDLRSGRATLRTGTGDVEVRVPRGIPVWLDLNTGLGDVETHLDPVGAPEPGQDHLSVSVRSGTGDVRVTH; encoded by the coding sequence ATGGACCAGATCACCGCCACCACGCTGAGCCGCTCCTTCGCCGACGACGCCCCGATCTCGCTGCAGCTGACGAACCACCGTGGCGACGTCGAGATCCTCACCGACGCCGCCCCCGGCACCGCGACGGTCGAGCTGCAGGCCGACCGCGAGGTCGACCTCTCCGCGGTCGACCTGCGGTGCCGCGGCGGGGTGCTCACCGTCGACGTCCCCGCGCTGGAGGACCCGGCCGGGTCGCGCGGCTTCAGCTTCAGCCTCGGCCCGCTGCACTTCTCCGCCGGCGACGACGGCGTGACCGTCGACGTCGTGGTCCACGTGCCCGAGGGTGCCGACGTCGAGGCCCGCACGAAGTCCGGCGACATCACCGTCGCCGGCCCGTCCGGGGCGACGCGGCTGAGCACCGGGAGCGGGGACCTGCGCGCCGAGGACTGCGGGGAGGTGCGGCTGAGCACCGGCTCCGGCGACGTCTCCCTCGGCGCCTGCCCGGCCGGCAGCGTGACCACCGGCTCCGGCGACGTCCGCATCGACCACTGCTCGGGCCCCGGCACGCTGCAGGTGCGCACCGGCAGCGGCGACGTCGAGGTCCGGTCCGCCGCGGAGGAGACCATCGCCGCGACCGGCTCGGGCGACATCGAGCTGGACCTGCGCTCCGGCCGGGCCACGCTGCGCACCGGCACCGGTGACGTCGAGGTGCGGGTGCCCCGCGGCATACCCGTCTGGCTCGACCTCAACACCGGTCTCGGCGACGTCGAGACCCACCTCGACCCGGTCGGGGCCCCCGAGCCCGGCCAGGACCACCTGTCGGTCTCGGTCCGCAGCGGCACCGGTGACGTCCGCGTCACCCACTGA
- a CDS encoding ATP-binding cassette domain-containing protein, with amino-acid sequence MTATPRVEMVDIRKRFGALSVLKGVNLRVAPGEVIGLVGDNGAGKSTLMKMLAGAVTPDSGRILVDGEEMTGSGPRAARAAGIEMVYQDLALCNDLDVAANLFLGRELYHPLTRRLDHARMHAEAAQDLSTLHIRISDTTQEVGNMSGGQRQAIAIARAVTFEPKVLVLDEPTAALAAKEVEMVLQLIRDVSARGVSVVLITHRLQDLFEVCDRFVVLYEGVIHRELDPAGTDLTALVTAMMGK; translated from the coding sequence GTGACCGCTACCCCTCGTGTCGAGATGGTGGACATCCGCAAGCGCTTCGGCGCCCTGTCCGTGCTCAAGGGGGTCAACCTCCGGGTCGCGCCCGGCGAGGTCATCGGCCTCGTGGGCGACAACGGCGCCGGCAAGTCGACGCTGATGAAGATGCTGGCCGGTGCCGTGACCCCGGACTCCGGCCGCATCCTCGTCGACGGCGAGGAGATGACCGGGTCGGGCCCGCGCGCCGCCCGGGCCGCCGGCATCGAGATGGTCTACCAGGACCTGGCCCTGTGCAACGACCTCGACGTCGCCGCCAACCTCTTCCTCGGCCGGGAGCTGTACCACCCCCTCACCCGGCGCCTGGACCACGCGCGCATGCACGCCGAGGCCGCCCAGGACCTGTCGACGCTGCACATCCGCATCTCGGACACCACCCAGGAGGTGGGGAACATGTCCGGGGGGCAGCGCCAGGCCATCGCCATCGCCCGCGCCGTGACCTTCGAGCCCAAGGTCCTGGTCCTCGACGAGCCGACGGCCGCCCTGGCGGCCAAGGAGGTCGAGATGGTGCTCCAGCTCATCCGTGACGTGTCGGCCCGCGGGGTGAGCGTGGTCCTCATCACCCACCGGCTCCAGGACCTCTTCGAGGTCTGCGACCGCTTCGTCGTCCTCTACGAGGGCGTCATCCACCGTGAGCTGGACCCTGCCGGGACCGACCTGACCGCCCTCGTGACCGCCATGATGGGAAAGTGA
- the nuoH gene encoding NADH-quinone oxidoreductase subunit NuoH yields the protein MLTELPLLVEVLLKAAVVLAAFLVMPLALGQLEHKVMGHMQGRLGPMEAGPHGILQLVADGIKFVQKEDVTPAAADRHVFRLAPAVALVPYLVALAAIPFSAAWVAADVPASLLFVLAATSVGVIGTLMAGWGSGNKYSLLGGMRAGAQLVSYELPMVLAAASVAMAAGTLSLTGIVEAWSWWWLLWQAPAAVVFLAASVAELQRTPFDAPIADAEIVFGPLTEYTGLRFAFFLLAEYAGMVVMALLFTVLFLGGWRGPWGDVGAVGALWTLLKATVVGTLFLWFRVAWPRVREDQLQRFAWLVLLPVALLQLAITGVGVVVLA from the coding sequence ATGCTGACCGAGCTCCCCCTCCTCGTCGAGGTCCTGCTGAAGGCCGCGGTGGTCCTCGCGGCCTTCCTCGTGATGCCCCTGGCCCTCGGCCAGCTGGAGCACAAGGTCATGGGGCACATGCAGGGCCGGCTCGGGCCGATGGAGGCCGGGCCGCACGGGATCCTCCAGCTCGTCGCCGACGGCATCAAGTTCGTCCAGAAGGAGGACGTCACCCCTGCGGCCGCCGACCGGCACGTCTTCCGGCTCGCCCCGGCGGTGGCGCTGGTGCCCTATCTCGTCGCGCTCGCCGCGATCCCGTTCAGCGCCGCCTGGGTGGCGGCCGACGTGCCGGCCTCGCTGCTCTTCGTGCTCGCGGCCACCAGCGTCGGGGTCATCGGCACCCTCATGGCCGGCTGGGGCAGCGGCAACAAGTACTCCCTCCTCGGCGGCATGCGCGCCGGCGCCCAGCTGGTCTCCTACGAGCTGCCGATGGTGCTCGCCGCGGCCTCGGTCGCCATGGCCGCCGGCACCCTGAGCCTGACGGGGATCGTCGAGGCCTGGTCGTGGTGGTGGCTGCTGTGGCAGGCCCCCGCGGCCGTCGTCTTCCTCGCGGCCAGCGTCGCCGAGCTGCAGCGCACGCCCTTCGACGCCCCGATCGCCGACGCGGAGATCGTCTTCGGCCCGCTCACCGAGTACACCGGCCTGCGCTTCGCCTTCTTCCTGCTCGCCGAGTACGCCGGCATGGTGGTCATGGCGCTGCTGTTCACGGTGCTCTTCCTCGGCGGCTGGCGCGGTCCCTGGGGCGACGTGGGCGCCGTCGGCGCGCTCTGGACGCTCCTCAAGGCGACCGTGGTGGGCACCCTCTTCCTGTGGTTCCGCGTCGCGTGGCCGCGCGTGCGCGAGGACCAGCTGCAGCGCTTCGCCTGGCTGGTGCTCCTGCCGGTGGCGCTGCTGCAGCTGGCGATCACCGGCGTGGGAGTGGTGGTGCTGGCATGA
- a CDS encoding ribokinase, whose amino-acid sequence MRSTPDVVVVGSANLDTTLRVPRVPVAGETLLATGSSSTPGGKGANQAVAAAVAGARVRFVGAVGQDRAGEVIKSILQQHGVDLSSLQLLGTAPTGTATVVVDDDGENLIVVDPGANAGLAPQHVHAALDGLEVPVLLCQLEVPLDTVRAAATHQAARCVVLNPAPMGSAEALAEVLPLVDVLVPNQSELAQLTGGGPAPITLEEVGDRVSRLTYAGAVVVTLGAQGAAVFPAAGAPPTHVPAPTVDAIDTSGAGDVFCGVLAHGLSQGEELEEATRRAVVLAARSTTFRGAQMPLAGRS is encoded by the coding sequence GTGAGGTCCACGCCCGACGTCGTCGTCGTCGGTTCGGCGAACCTGGACACCACCCTCCGGGTTCCCCGGGTCCCGGTGGCCGGAGAGACGCTGCTGGCGACCGGCAGCAGCTCCACGCCGGGCGGCAAGGGGGCCAACCAGGCGGTCGCCGCAGCGGTGGCGGGCGCGCGGGTGCGGTTCGTGGGAGCCGTGGGCCAGGACCGGGCGGGCGAGGTCATCAAGAGCATCCTGCAGCAGCACGGCGTGGACCTGTCGTCGCTGCAGCTGCTCGGCACGGCACCCACGGGGACCGCGACGGTGGTGGTGGACGACGACGGTGAGAACCTCATCGTCGTCGACCCGGGTGCCAACGCCGGGCTCGCTCCCCAGCACGTGCACGCGGCGCTCGACGGCCTCGAGGTCCCGGTGCTCCTGTGCCAGCTGGAGGTGCCGCTGGACACCGTGCGGGCTGCCGCGACGCACCAGGCGGCGCGGTGCGTGGTGCTCAATCCCGCACCCATGGGCTCGGCGGAGGCCCTGGCGGAGGTGCTGCCCCTGGTCGACGTCCTGGTCCCCAACCAGTCGGAGCTGGCGCAGCTGACCGGCGGAGGTCCCGCGCCGATCACCCTGGAGGAGGTGGGGGACCGGGTCTCGCGCCTGACCTACGCGGGCGCCGTCGTGGTCACCCTCGGGGCCCAGGGGGCGGCCGTCTTCCCGGCCGCCGGCGCCCCGCCGACGCACGTCCCCGCCCCGACGGTGGACGCGATCGACACCAGCGGTGCCGGTGACGTCTTCTGCGGTGTCCTGGCGCACGGGCTGAGCCAGGGCGAGGAGCTCGAGGAGGCGACCCGCCGGGCGGTGGTCCTCGCAGCCCGCAGCACCACGTTCAGGGGTGCGCAGATGCCCCTCGCCGGGCGGTCCTGA
- a CDS encoding nucleoside hydrolase: MSRPLVIDCDPGHDDALALLLAVASPTLDLRAVTTCFGNCSVEDATRNALRVLTLAGATHVPVGRGAEGPLSGDLALGNYVHGVSGLDGPDLPEPAMAPDPRDAVELLADVLRESSTGVVLAVTGPMTNVARLVQKHPDLVPAIAEVIFMGGSTERGNHTPTAEFNTYADPEALDVVLQTGLPVRMVGLNLTHQALATADVVRQMAEMDHVVGQTCAGWMGFFGDSYRRVWEFDAPPVHDPCTIVALIDPDVVTWREAFLAVELEGRWTRGTTVVDLHGRYPDQAPNAQVATRLDRDRYWEIVLDAVRRLGSST, translated from the coding sequence ATGAGCCGGCCGCTGGTCATCGACTGCGACCCGGGGCACGACGACGCGCTGGCGCTGCTGCTCGCGGTCGCCTCGCCGACGCTCGACCTCCGCGCCGTGACGACCTGCTTCGGCAACTGCTCGGTCGAGGACGCCACCCGGAACGCGCTGCGCGTCCTCACCCTGGCCGGGGCGACCCACGTGCCGGTGGGTCGGGGCGCCGAGGGTCCGCTGTCCGGCGACCTCGCCCTGGGCAACTACGTCCACGGGGTCTCGGGACTGGACGGGCCGGACCTGCCCGAGCCGGCCATGGCGCCGGATCCCCGCGACGCCGTCGAGCTGCTGGCTGACGTGCTGCGGGAGTCTTCCACCGGTGTGGTGCTGGCCGTGACCGGTCCGATGACCAACGTGGCCAGGCTCGTCCAGAAGCACCCCGATCTGGTGCCGGCGATCGCCGAGGTGATCTTCATGGGCGGCTCTACCGAACGCGGCAACCACACGCCGACGGCGGAGTTCAACACCTACGCCGACCCCGAGGCCCTGGACGTCGTGCTGCAGACCGGGCTGCCGGTCCGGATGGTGGGCCTCAACCTGACCCACCAGGCGCTCGCCACGGCCGACGTGGTCCGGCAGATGGCGGAGATGGATCACGTCGTCGGCCAGACCTGCGCGGGATGGATGGGCTTCTTCGGCGACTCCTACCGTCGGGTCTGGGAGTTCGACGCGCCTCCCGTCCACGACCCGTGCACGATCGTGGCGCTCATCGACCCGGACGTCGTCACCTGGCGCGAGGCCTTCCTCGCCGTCGAGCTCGAGGGACGCTGGACACGCGGCACCACAGTGGTGGACCTGCACGGCCGCTATCCCGACCAGGCCCCCAACGCCCAGGTCGCGACCCGACTGGACCGCGACCGCTACTGGGAGATCGTCCTCGACGCGGTGCGACGGCTCGGGAGCAGCACGTGA
- a CDS encoding 4Fe-4S binding protein, whose product MKGLFKGLATTAKVLARGAHTRQYPHEQPELPDRSRGVIALLEENCTSCMLCARECPDWCIYIDSHKEEVPPQTEGGRARQKNVLDRFEIDFSLCMYCGICIEVCPFDALFWAPDFAYAEGDIRNLLHGKERLGTWMERVPDSALPEGVERPGTRGAAAPAPTTEREPADVGPEAPRPQDGEV is encoded by the coding sequence ATGAAGGGCCTGTTCAAGGGACTCGCGACGACCGCGAAGGTGCTCGCCCGCGGCGCACACACCCGGCAGTACCCCCACGAGCAGCCCGAGCTGCCCGACCGCTCCCGCGGCGTGATCGCGCTGCTCGAGGAGAACTGCACCTCCTGCATGCTGTGCGCGCGGGAGTGCCCCGACTGGTGCATCTACATCGACTCCCACAAGGAGGAGGTCCCGCCGCAGACGGAGGGCGGCCGGGCCCGGCAGAAGAACGTCCTGGACCGCTTCGAGATCGACTTCTCGCTGTGCATGTACTGCGGGATCTGCATCGAGGTCTGCCCGTTCGACGCGTTGTTCTGGGCCCCCGACTTCGCCTACGCCGAGGGCGACATCCGCAACCTCCTGCACGGCAAGGAGCGGCTCGGCACCTGGATGGAGCGGGTGCCGGACTCCGCCCTGCCCGAGGGCGTGGAGCGCCCCGGCACCCGGGGCGCCGCGGCACCCGCCCCCACCACCGAGCGCGAGCCCGCCGACGTCGGCCCGGAGGCCCCCCGACCGCAGGACGGTGAGGTGTGA
- a CDS encoding NADH-quinone oxidoreductase subunit J: protein MSGLDVLFLAVGLLTAGSALLSVLASQVLHAALWLVVTLAGLAGCYLVLGAELVGLVQLLVYVGAVVVLILFALMLTRSGGVPVVTGRGQRGGAALVAAGTTILLGGTLVASAGWGAVEVAGPTSTEVAEGVLGVFVWPFELLSALLLLALVAAVAIARAPVGGLDRASDRVGAGATPAGEDAS, encoded by the coding sequence GTGAGCGGGCTCGACGTGCTGTTCCTGGCCGTCGGCCTGCTCACCGCGGGATCGGCGCTGCTCTCCGTGCTGGCCTCCCAGGTGCTGCACGCCGCCCTCTGGCTCGTCGTGACGCTGGCCGGGCTGGCCGGCTGCTACCTCGTGCTCGGGGCCGAGCTGGTCGGCCTCGTCCAGCTGCTCGTCTACGTCGGCGCCGTCGTGGTGCTCATCCTCTTCGCCCTGATGCTCACCCGCAGCGGGGGCGTCCCGGTCGTCACCGGCCGGGGCCAGCGCGGGGGAGCGGCCCTGGTCGCCGCGGGCACCACGATCCTGCTCGGCGGCACGCTCGTGGCCTCCGCCGGCTGGGGCGCGGTCGAGGTCGCCGGGCCCACGAGCACCGAGGTGGCCGAGGGCGTCCTCGGCGTCTTCGTCTGGCCCTTCGAGCTGCTCTCGGCGCTGCTGCTGCTCGCCCTCGTCGCCGCCGTCGCGATCGCCCGGGCCCCCGTCGGCGGGCTCGACAGGGCCTCCGACCGGGTGGGCGCCGGCGCGACGCCGGCGGGGGAGGACGCCTCGTGA